In Pyrus communis chromosome 1, drPyrComm1.1, whole genome shotgun sequence, the following are encoded in one genomic region:
- the LOC137745039 gene encoding photosystem II 22 kDa protein, chloroplastic-like — protein MAQTMLLMSSSVSSGHVVDLKSSDPLLKVQVQRLRPKSFSQLVFRPLPSSSFASSSSTVVALFKSKTKAPAKKAPSPKPKVEDGIFGTSGGIGFTKQNELFVGRVAMIGFAASLLGEAITGKGILSQLNLETGVPIYEAEPLLLFFILFTLLGAIGALGDRGRFVDDPPTGIEGAVIRPGKGLKSALGLNEGGPLFGFTKANELFVGRLAQLGFAFSLIGEIITGKGALAQLNIETGVPINEIEPLVLLNVVFFFIAAVNPGTGKFITDVDEED, from the exons ATGGCTCAAACCATGCTTCTCATGTCCAGTAGTGTGTCTTCAGGCCATGTCGTCGACTTGAAGTCCTCAGACCCTTTACTCAAAGTACAAGTTCAAAGACTTAGGCCTAAGTCTTTCTCTCAACTTGTTTTCAGACCTCTcccatcatcttcttttgcCTCATCGTCTTCGACCGTTGTCGCTCTCTTCAAATCGAAAACAAAAGCTCCTGCCAAGaag GCCCCGTCGCCGAAGCCGAAGGTTGAAGACGGTATCTTTGGAACTTCTGGGGGCATTGGTTTCACAAAGCAGAATGAGCTCTTTGTTGGTCGGGTTGCCATGATTGGCTTTGCT GCATCATTGTTGGGAGAAGCAATTACAGGAAAAGGAATTCTTTCACAATTGAACTTGGAAACCGGAGTTCCCATCTATGAAGCTGAACcacttcttcttttcttcatcCTTTTCACCCTCCTTGGGGCCATTGGAGCTCTAGGTGACCGTGGTAGATTCGTCGATGACCCGCCCACTGGAATTGAAGGGGCAGTGATCCGTCCAGGCAAAGGATTAAAATCAGCCTTGGGTCTCAATGAAGGAG GTCCTCTATTTGGATTCACAAAGGCGAACGAGCTATTTGTGGGAAGATTGGCACAGTTGGGATTTGCATTCTCTCTAATAGGAGAAATCATCACAGGGAAGGGAGCATTAGCCCAGTTAAACATTGAGACTGGAGTCCCCATTAACGAAATCGAACCCCTTGTGTTGCTCAATgttgtcttcttcttcattgcTGCAGTGAATCCCGGAACTGGTAAATTCATCACAGATGTGGATGAAGaagactag